TCGTCGAGCAGATGCAGCGGTTGCATCAAGGTGGCACAACTGGTTATCGTTCACGCGAAGTTGTGGCGCGGCCAGGCGAACCAACAATCATCGAAGCCAACACAGCAATGGCGTGGAATCCCAGTTTAGCTGGCGTAAAAATTGAAGATACAATTATTCGCAGCGCTGCTGGAGTTGAAGTTCTTTCGGTTGATCCTGCGTGGCCAAGTGTGGAATATGCAGGTTTACGCCGAGCATTACCATTAGTCATCTAGGAGCAAAGCCCAATGAATCTCAGTGATACTCCTCATCGCCGTTACAACCCGCTGACCGATGAATGGGTCTTGGTTTCGCCGCATCGCACGGCCCGCCCATGGCAAGGCCAAGTCGAAAAAACCATTCCCGATCAGCGCCCAGCCTTTGATCCACAATGCTACCTTTGCCCTGAAGTAACTCGCGCCAATGGCGAGATCAATCCAGCCTATGCTAGTACCTTTGTGTTTCCCAACGATTTTGCCGCATTGCTGCCCGATAGCCCGAGTGCTGCGCTTGATGATGGCCTATTTCAAGCCCATAGCGAACGTGGTATCTGTCGGGTGATTTGTTTCTCGCCACGCCACGATTTGACCTTGGCCGAAATGAGTATCCCCGATATTCGTTTGGTCGTCGATTTGTGGGCCAGCCAATTTAGCGAACTAGCCGCGATCGATTGGATCAAGCATGTCGAGATTTTTGAAAATCGCGGGGCCGCGATGGGGGCGAGCAATCCCCACCCACATGGCCAAATTTGGGCCAATGAGAGCATCCCAACCCTTGTCGCCACTGAACAGCGCAGCCAAAAAGCCTACTTTGCCCAACACCAACGCCCCTTGCTGATCGATTATGTCGAACAAGAATTAGTGCGGGGTGAACGAGTAGTTTATGCCAACGATTATTGGGCAGCGGTCGTGCCATTTTGGGCAGTTTGGCCGTATGAAACCATGCTCTTGCCACGTCGCGCGGTGAGCACCTTGGCCGAATTAAGCGAAGCCGAACGCGATGGCCTCGCCGATTTACTCAGCCATACCCTGATTCGCTACGATAATTTATTCCAAACTTCATTTCCTTATACCTTTGGTTGGCACAACGCCCCATGTGATGGCGAACAATACCCTCATCACGTTGTGCATGCCCATATTTACCCGCCATTGTTGCGCTCGGCCACGGTGCGCAAATTTATGGTTGGCTACGAAATGTTGGCGCAACCGCAACGCGACTTAACCGCCGAAACTGCCGCTCAGCGGCTACGCGATTTGCCCAGCCTGCATTGGACTAAGCTCTAGCTAAATGTTCCCTCACCCCCTAGCCCCCTCCTTTCAAGGGTAGGTTGGTCACCAGCATTGCGGATCACCACCCTTCCGTCCCGCCTCAAGGCGGGAAACGTCGGGGGCTTTAATCCCCCGACACCCCCTCAAGGACAGTTGGTGGTGAACAGGAATCCACCGATGAACCACGGGATTGGTGGTTCACAACGGAAAACGATTAAAAACCTACCCTTGTAAGCTAGCCCCCTCTCTCGCACGCGCGGAGAGGGGGAAACACCACGAAAAAAGCCCCTCTCCGCGCTCGGCGGGAGAGGGGTTGGGGTGAGGGAATACAACCAAACCTTTATTGCAAGGCGGGGTCAGGGGTAAGGGAACTTCCTAGATTGTAATCCAACCACCATCGTTTTCATCGGAGCGATGAGCAGCATCAAGCAAACTTTGGGTCAGCAAGCCATCGCTAAACGTTGCGGCTTGCTCCAATGCATCAAGCTGACCACGGCTGTAGGCCTTCAAGGCATGGCCAAGATAGACCGTTCCCACTGGGAAGTTACCGCTGATTTCGCTGGGAATCGCTACCGTATGAGCGGGTGTGCGCTCTTGCCACTCGCCATCGCGCTCGGCGTGCCACAAACGTGCGCCTTCAATTTTGATCGCGCCATGCTCACCATGAATGATCATGCGATCATTTTCGTTGAGCGCTGCCACGCCGCTGATCATAATTGAAGCAAAACCACCATTAGCCAAACGCACTTGAGCCGTAGCAAAATCGTCGCTAGTGACTGGCAAGAGTTGATCGTCAAGTGGGCGCTCAGCCACAAAGGTGTGCAAGCTCGCACGAATTGAGCTGAAATCGCCACAGAGCCAACGCAACATATCAATTTGGTGTGAGCCAATTGCTCCCCAAGCACCGCCAGCTTGCTCTTTATCGCTCCACCAATTCCAAGGGCGTTGCGGATCAGCGCGCGAAGAGAAAATCACGCTGCTGTTGACATGGCGAATCTGGCCGATCGCATTATCATTAATTAACGCTCGGGCCATTTGAAAAATTGGTAAAAAGCGCAATTCATGATCGATCAAACTTAATTGCTCAGGATGGGCTTGGGCGGCTTCGAGCATGGTTTGGGCTTCGAGCACATTCAACGCCGTCGGTTTTTCACACAACACATGCTTGCCAGCCTCTAAGGCCGCTACGCTCATTTCGCAATGTGTCCCTGGTGGGGTCACAATCGAAATCAAATCGGCATCGCTGCTGAGCAAATCGCGCCAATGCTCGAAGGCTTCAACATTCAAAGAGGCAGCTTCACGCTGAGTTTTTTCATAATTTTGGGCGGCGATCCCCACGATTTTCAGCCCAGCCGAACGAAAGGCTGGCACCTGAACGCGAGCACCCCAACCGGTTCCAATAATTGCAATCTTCATCGACATAAACCTCCCTTGGAGCGCAATGCAATCCTAATGTGCGGCGAGTTGGGCAAGGCTTTGCTCGATCTCCTGCCGTGGCAAGCCCAATTGCTCAAGGCTTGCATCGCTGCGAGTGAGCAATTGATGATACCACGCCTGAGCATCGCTGCATGCGGCTTCAGCAAATTCGGTCGCCTCAAGCCACTGCCAGAGATGATCCTCGGCATTAGGATAATCGCCCACTGCTGCATAGACGCGCCAAGCATCGTCGAGAGTTGCAGGCTCTAGCTCGTAATTGCTC
The genomic region above belongs to Herpetosiphon gulosus and contains:
- a CDS encoding UDP-glucose--hexose-1-phosphate uridylyltransferase, with the protein product MNLSDTPHRRYNPLTDEWVLVSPHRTARPWQGQVEKTIPDQRPAFDPQCYLCPEVTRANGEINPAYASTFVFPNDFAALLPDSPSAALDDGLFQAHSERGICRVICFSPRHDLTLAEMSIPDIRLVVDLWASQFSELAAIDWIKHVEIFENRGAAMGASNPHPHGQIWANESIPTLVATEQRSQKAYFAQHQRPLLIDYVEQELVRGERVVYANDYWAAVVPFWAVWPYETMLLPRRAVSTLAELSEAERDGLADLLSHTLIRYDNLFQTSFPYTFGWHNAPCDGEQYPHHVVHAHIYPPLLRSATVRKFMVGYEMLAQPQRDLTAETAAQRLRDLPSLHWTKL
- a CDS encoding Gfo/Idh/MocA family oxidoreductase, whose protein sequence is MSMKIAIIGTGWGARVQVPAFRSAGLKIVGIAAQNYEKTQREAASLNVEAFEHWRDLLSSDADLISIVTPPGTHCEMSVAALEAGKHVLCEKPTALNVLEAQTMLEAAQAHPEQLSLIDHELRFLPIFQMARALINDNAIGQIRHVNSSVIFSSRADPQRPWNWWSDKEQAGGAWGAIGSHQIDMLRWLCGDFSSIRASLHTFVAERPLDDQLLPVTSDDFATAQVRLANGGFASIMISGVAALNENDRMIIHGEHGAIKIEGARLWHAERDGEWQERTPAHTVAIPSEISGNFPVGTVYLGHALKAYSRGQLDALEQAATFSDGLLTQSLLDAAHRSDENDGGWITI